GAGGCCGCACGGATTGCTTGGGAAAACTCTAAGTCCGtgacaattggtatcagagccaggttcgAAGACACTGTTGAACGATGTCAAAAGAAGCTGCTGAGAATGTTGATGGAATGGAGACTCGTGGGAGGGCTAGGAAGGCTAGTCGTTCGAGGGACATACTGTCGGCTTTGGAAGATCGAGTTGTCACTCTTGAAGAATCCGTGGGGGATGTCAAGGAGAGGGTTGATGATATCGATGATAAAGTCAATGATGGGTTGCAATCTATGCAAGAGCAACTCAAAGAGTATGTGTTGGATAACATTGAGAAGATGACGAGTAGAGATGATGCCATCGAGACTATGATGGTTGGTAAGACTGATGCTATGGAGGCTACGTTGACGACCTTGAAAGAGGAGATTGCGGAGCTCAAGGGTGAACTCACAATCTATAAGGCTGCTTTAGGCAATGGAGGGTTGGCTGCTGTCACACCCAAGCCCAGCGTGGATGTTCCCAAGCCAAAGGAGTTTAAGGGAACAAGGTCCGCAAGAAAAGTGGACAATTTCCTGTGGGGAGTTGAGCAATACTTCCGTGCCAAGGGCATTGCTGATGATGCCACTAAGGTAATTACTGCTGCTATGTATCTTACTGACATTGCCTTATTGTGGTGGCATCGTAGGTCCACCGATGTGAGACGTGGTGGGACAGAAATTAGAACTTGGAAGGAGTTTCAATACGAGTTCAAAGCGCAGTTTTACCCTGAGTATGCCGAGGATGAAGCTCAGGCAAAGTTGCGTCGGCTTTCGTAATAAGGCACTGTGAGGGAGTATGTGCAGGAGTTTAGCGAACTCATGCTTCAAATTTCTGATATGGGTGAGAAAGAGGCAttcttttccttcatggatgggttGAAACCATGGGCGAAGCAAGAGTTGCAACGCCGAGGAGTCCAAAAACTTACCAAGGCCATGTCTGTAGCAGAATCGTTGGCTGAATTTGGCGGGAAGAAAGACAGGCCTGAGTCTTTCAAGCCCAAGTCCCAGCCAAAGGGAATTAGTGGGGGAGACAAAGAAAGACCCCATAGAAATGACAACGGCAAAAAGCCATGGGACAAAAGGAAGAGTGGGCCTATAAGGTGCTTTCATTGTGATGGACCACACATGATTAAGGATTGTCCAAAGAAGGCGGCACTCTCCGCTGTGGAAGCGAAAACAGATTCAGATGTGGAGGATAACAATCTTGGTTCAATACTAGGGGGTGTTGAAGACAAGATGAGTCATGGGCTGATGTTTGCGGACATCATGGTGGTGGCAAAAGTTGAATGCACTTGTCGACACAAAAGGCGTCGATTTATTTATGTCCGAAGGGGCTGCGCATAAACTTGGTCTCAAGATTGAAAATGATCCGGGTCGAATTAAGACGGTGAATTCGGAAAGTGTTCCAATTAAGGGGGTCGCAAAGGGAGTAAAACTCCAATTTGGCGATTGGACCGGTACGGCATCCATCAAGGTAATACCACTTGATGACTATGATTTTGTAGTTGGATTGAGCTTTCTTGATCAGGTTAATGCGACGATTTGTCCTTCCGGTAATTTCATGATGATTTCGGATTCGAACCATCAATGTATGGTGAGATTGACAAGAAAGGGGAGCCTCGAAGGGAAAACATTGTCCGCAATCCAATTTGCTAAGGGAGTACGTAGAGATGAAGTCTCCTACTTAGCCACTTTGAAGCTTGAGGAAACCGGTAAGATCGTGGGTGAGTTCCCTAAGGAAGTGGGCCAAGTATTACAATCCTTTCGAGATGTGATGCCTGCAAAGTTGCCAAAGAATTTGCCACCTAAGAGGGAGGTGGATCATAGGATCGAATTGGTGTCCAACATGGTGCCGCCAGCTAGGGCACCATATCGTATGTCCCCACCGGAATTGGAGGAATTACGGAAAcagttaaaggagcttttagatgCGGGATTCATTAGGCCATCTAAATCTCCGTATGGTGCACCGATCTTATTTCAATGAAACATGATGGGTCATtacggatgtgtattgattatcgggcCCTAAACAAGATCACCGTGAGGAATAGGTACCCTATTCCCCTCATTGCAGACTTGTTTGATCAGCTTGGTAGTGCGAGATGGTTTACCAAGTTGGACTTGAGATCGGGGTACCATCAAGTTCGGATAGCCGAAGGAGATGAGCAAAAGACAGCTTGTGTGACGCGGTATGGCTCgtatgagtttttggtgatgccattcaGACTCACGAATGCCCTAGCTACATTCTGCACCTTGATGAATAAGGTACTTCAACCTTTCCTTGATCGTTTCGTGGTTGTTTACCTTGACGATATTGTGGTGTACAGTAAAACACTCAATGAACATGTGGAACATTTGAGGGAGGTGTTCCAAACTTTGAGGGAAAATGAGTTATTCGTCAAAGAGGAGAAATGCACCTTTGCTCAACGAGATGTGCCATTTCTAGGCCACATTGTGGGAGGTGGCAAGATCCGGATGGATGAAAGCAAGGTTCGGGCCATTGCCAAATGGGAGGCTCCAACCAAGGTGACAGAGTTGAGATCTTTCCTGGGGTTGGCAAACTACTATAGACGCTTTATCGAAGGCTATTCTAAAATTACCGCACCCTTAACGGACATGTTAAAAAAAGGTAAGGTATGGGATTGGAACCCACAGTGTGAGAGGGCCTTCAATCAATTGAAGCAAGTAATGACAAGTGAGCCTGTACTTGCATTACCGGATTACTCGAAGCCTTATGAAATGCGCATGATCGTCAGATTATGCCATTGGGGGAgttctgatgcaagagggtcatcCCATTGCTTTCGAAAGTCGAAAGCTTAATGAGACAGAGCGGAGATATACGGTCCAAGAGAAGGAAATGACCGTTGTGGTGCATTGCTTGCGCACATGGAGGCATTACTTACTGGGTTCCAGGTTTGTGGTCCTTACTGATAATGTTGCCAACAGTTATTTTCTAACCCAGAAAAAGTTGTCTCCGAAACAGGCTCGTTGGCAGATTTTTCTAGCGGAGTTTGATTTCACAATGGAATACAAGCCAGGAAGTGCCAACATGGTGGCTGATACACTTAGCCGGAAGATGGAATTCGCGGCCATCAGTCAACCTGACGGGTCCCTATTGGAACGCATTCAAGAAGGGTTGTCCCATGACCCCACAGCCAAAAGCTTGGTTGAGCTGGCCAATGAGGGGAAAACGAGGAGATTTTGGCTTGATGGGGAATTACTATACACCCATGGGCACAGCCTCTATGTGCCTCATTATGGGAAGTTGCGCAAGGAAGTAATAAAAGAATGCCATGATTCACGATGGGCGGGCCATCCGGGAATGCACCGTACCTTGGCCCTTCTGGAGGATCGATACTATTGGCCTCACATGGGTGAAGATGTGGAGACCTATGTGAAGACTTGTCTAGTATGCCAACAAGATAAGGTTGAGTTAAAGAGTCCCGCCGGCTTGCTACAACCCTTGCCCATTCCGGAAAGGCCATGGGAGAGTGTATCCATGGACTTTATTGTGGGTTTGCCTAAGTCTGACGGATTTGCAAGTATTCTTGTTGTGGTGGACAGGTTTTCAAAGTATGCGAAGTTTATTCCTGCTACCAATGAGTGCCATGCTGAGGAGGTAGCTCGCTTATTTCTTAGGCATGTGATAAAATATTGGGGAGTGCCATTGTCTATTATCAGTGATCGAGATGGGAGATTTACGGGCCGGTTCTGGACGGAGCTGTTCAAGTCAATGGGCTCAGAATTGAACTTCTCCACAAGCatgcatccacaaactgatgggcaAACTGAACAACTGGATACATTGTTGGAGACTTATCTCCGACACTATGTGAGTGCCACGCAAAGGGATTGGCCCAAGTTGTTGGATGTTGCCCAATTTTCATACAACTTGCAGCGAAGTGGGGCAACTAACCAAAGTCCGTTCGAGATAGTGACGGCCGGCAGACCACTCACACCCAACTATTTGTTGCGACCAGATTATCTGAGCCCAAATCCTGCTGCGTATCAATTTGCGAAGGATTGGCAAGAAAAGAATGACTTGGCTAGGGCTTGTTTACACAAAGCAAGTAAGCGCAACAAGAAGTGGGCCGATCGAATCGAAGGATGTGCGATTTCGGTGGGGACTCAGTCCTTGCCAAACTACGCTTGATGTTGCGATATACGGGTTTGCACAAGGGGCTTGTGCGAAGATATGAGGGGCCGTTTAAAGTCTTGAAGAGGGTAGGCAAGGTGGCCTACAAACTTGAGTTGCCAGCAAAGCTGAAGCTCCATCCAGTATTCCATGTAAGCATGCTCAAGCCATACCATGGGGATCAAGAGGATCCAAATCGAGGCAAGTCGGAATGAGCACCAATGGGGGTAAAAGTCTCTTATGACAGAGAAGTTGAAAACATTGAGGCAGATCGTATGGTGAGACAAAGGTATCATCGGCCACGACACGAATACTTAGTACGATGGAAAGGACTACCTGACAGCGAAGCAAGTTGGGAACCTGCCGAGGCATTATGGCAATTCCAAGAGGAGATAGCCCAGTTCCATGGGGGGGACGCGACGAGGGCGTCGCTAGAACaagtgggggagaatgtcatgggttgCGAAAGGAGGCTTGCAACCATGACGGACTTGTGCGATTTATCGCTTTTGAGGGAGGTCATTCGGCCCATTCAGACTGGTCCAGTGCTTGGAGAGATTGAAAGCCCATCTCCGGAGCTTGGCAAATATGGAAAGTAATCTTCAAAGATATGCTTGGCAAATATGGTAGGAGATCTTCAAAGATATGCGATTTTAGACTTTAATGTAATCTTTAAAAGATACGAttctgtaatcttagagatttgatatCTTGATGGCTTTAgatcttagccattgatgtattttgatctgtaccgttgatgTGGggaaggctcaactataaatagaggcctctccccctcATTGTATTCATTCAGTGATTAATAGAATTTTGAGAGTattcactcaaacttttctctcaagtgttcttatttttctgtggcttttgttcatcttttgaGATCGTTCTTACTTCGTTCTTCTGCTGTTCTTCGTGCGTTCTTGAGAGGAGTTCCATTGAATCCTCATTGTTGCGAGACAGGCTGACTTAGGCGTTCTTGAGCGAAGGATCCTTAATTGTTGCGAGataggctgacttaggcgttttTGAGCGAAAGAACGCTTGAGGCCGCACGGATTGCTTGGGAAAACTCTAAGTCCGTGACACTAGTACATACTAATACCTTCTTGTTTCGGtacattctttcaaatttttcgatgttttcaaatattttccacgcgcatatatatatttatagtttaGTTTTAATTTCTTGATAAATTATATAtgcatttaaatatttttatatatatatatttatttattgtttaattttttttattaaattgaatgGGTATTTATTAAAAGTCGAAGAAACTAATACCCAAAAACATTGGGCTCAGGTTTACTGGAACAATGAAATAAACAGATATGGGCTTCACTATTTGATTTTAGTGAATAACCTGGTAATGAAACTTAACAAAAAGACAAAACaataaatgaaatattaaataaaaaataaaaggaaacctACTGACTTTCCCCATCAAGTCGAATAGCCTGGACGCCATAAATCTCTCGACTTTTAATGTCAAAATGTCTCATCTGTTCAAATGATAGCTTTTCCCAAAAAATTTTCCTTCACCTGCTATCTTTACTGCTTCATTTcctcaccaaatcaatctcagtCTGGGCTTCTTGACCATCTTCCTTCCGGAGCAAGTTCATTGTAGTTAAACATTTCCCTCACCAGGTACTATTCTTCTCCTTTTTTCTAATGCTTCTCTTGCTAGTTTATGGGCTTGAGTGTTTTCTGATCTTTGAATAAACTGGAAAACAACTTCTTGAAGACAAGATCTTTTACTCTGAATGTCTCTAATAATCACTCCAATAACTGATTTGTCCGGTTTTGTCATTTGGCATTTTTTTATGACTGTTTTTGAATCCTTCATGATTGTCACTGAAGTTAAACCCATTAAGATTCCTAACTTGATGGCTTCTAAACCTGCATATGCTTCTATTACGAACGGAGATGAGATGTTATAATGAAGAATCGTCTTTGAAGCTTTAAAATCACCCATCTGATCTCGAACCACAACCCTAAAGCCGATCTAGAGTTTCTTATGTCAAAAGCTATATCAAACTGTGTCGTTCCCCTCGTTGCCTCTTCTTTTTAGCTATGGATTCTATCAGTATTAAAGGTAAGCCTTTTTTCTCTCACTCCTTCAGGTTTTGCTAAATATCTTTGTATTTTCTGTGAGAGATCCCTTTCTGATGTGGTTTTTTTTTCATGAACAAATTGATTCCGCGAGCTCCAGATAGACCATAAAGAGCAACAAAAAGTTTGACACTGTTCCTTGGTACCCCTTTTGAAAACCCAGGTTAGCCACTCCCAGATATTTTGATCCATGTGTGTTGTAACCCAAGCGAGATTAAGATTTTACCATACTTCTATGATTGTAGGACATTGCCGAAAAACATGGTGGCCGTCATTTTCTCCGGAGCAACAACAAGGACATCTAGCATTTGTGGTCACTCGTTTGTATCAAAGGTTGGATAGCACAGGGATGTAGTTCCAGGAGATCCGCCatattaaaattgtaattttttatggTAGCTGTAAATTCCATAGTTTTTTGTAAAAGTCTTTGATTTCGGCCTATATTAAATAGCTTAGAATCCAAGCTAGCATCTTGTAATAGTTAATAGGTGCGTCATACTGAAAATTTTCTAGAAGATTCTATTTTCTACACTTGCAAGTCTTCATGTTCTGCAAGGTTTTTTGGGCAATGCCCGTTTGAAAGGTATTATTAATTAACTCTGTTTTCTATGTCTTGTTTGTACTATCAAttagatccgatactaattccagCTCATCATTGTTTGCTCCGTTTTGCTAATTATCTGTTTCTATCCCTAGGATCTATCGATCAGTCCAAATAAAAATTTCATTCCCTCTTCCAACTCTCTAGCTTAGCCCATTAAAAAGAAGACCCTTTGTTGCCCAAATGCTATTCCAGGTAAGTGAAGTTAAATTTCCAAACTGTGCATTTAGAAAATTCGAATGTGGATAATATTTTGCTTTAAGAACTCTAGCTACGAGAGAATTTGGATAATTAAAAAGATGTCAGCCCTGCTTGGCTAATAACACAATATTGAACTGGTTAAAATTTCGAAAACCCAAGCCTCCGTTTTCTTTTAAAATGCAAAGGTTTCTCCAAGAGCACCAGTGAATTCCACTCTTCCTACGTCCCTTTTGCCACTAAAATTTAGCAATAATACCTTctaattcatcacaaagtgattTTGGTAGTAAGAAGCAAGCCATTGAATATGTCGGTATGGCTTGTAGAACAGCTTTAATGAATACTTCTTTTCCACCCTGAGATAGAAATCTAACACTCCAGTTGTCAATACACTGTTTTAGTTTATCTTTTAAAACttgaaaagattttttttttcttctaccaACCATATTCGGTAGACCTAGATAGCATTCCGGATTACTTAAAACTTCGTACTCCGAGTAAATTAACAACCAATCATCTTTTTTCCTCTAATGTGTTTTTACTAAAAAAGACAGTTGATTTGTCAAAATTTTACACACTAATCCGAACACTTTTTATACTCACTTAGGATCTCATTGATTACTGAAGCTCCCCTTCTTGTTGCCTCcccaaataaaatataatcatcTATAAATAATAAGTGTGACACCTATACACCACTTCTGATAACCTTGACACATTTGAAAAGTCCTTCCCTTATTGCTAGTCTCATAAGATTAGGTAAATCCTCTCCACATATTAGGAATAAAAATGGACTCAAGGGATCACCTTATTGAAGTCTCCTAGTTGGACGAAAAATTTCTCCAATATTTCTATTAACCACTACTTGATAAAAAACAGTAGACATGCATTTCATAATAGAATCAATCCATTTTTGAGCAAATCCTATTCGAATCATTATCTCCCTAACAAAGTTCCATTCAACACTATCATATGGCTTACTAATATCTAGTTTTACCGCCATAAAACCCTTTTTCCCCATTCTCTTCTGTTTTAGCATATGTAGAATTTCATAGGCTAGCAATACGTTATCCGATATTAATCTTCCTGCCATAAAAGCACTCTGTGCACCATCAATACATTTATCAATAACTCCTCTGAATCTTTTTGCTATAGCCTTTGCCATCACTTTATAAATAACATTGCATAAGCTAATAGGTGGGAAATGTGGCATATTAGAAGGGTTGGTAATTTTTAGGAAAAGCACAATATGTGTTGAGTTTATTAAACTAACCTCCATCTCTCCATTTAAAAGTTGTAAACAAAAAGAAACGACTTCTTCCCCAACGATATGCCAACATTTTTGATAAAATAAAGCTGGGAATCCATCTTCACCTGGTGCCTTTGTAGATCCCATTTCGAATAATACCTCTCGAATCTCCTCTTTTGTGTATTGCGCTGTAAGCTTTCTGTTATCCTCCTCATAGACACAGCAATCTATACCCGAAAGCAAATGATCATAGTTTTCTCTATTTCCTGTTGtgaacaaattttgaaaataagatcATGCAATACCCTTCATTTCCTAAAGGTCTTCTGTTTCCCATGGACTTTCTTTTGTGACTTATTAATCAGATTTTTCCTCCGCCGTTGCGTTGCTTGGCTATGAAAAAATGTTGTATTTCTATCGGCAAATTTCAACCAGTTCAGTCGAGCCCTTTGTTTCTAGTAACATTCATCCTTTTCAATCTCAAAGTTTAACTGAATATTCGTATCAATCATCTCAGCCGTATTACTAtcattcttttcaacttcaaCCAATTCTGATAACTTTGCTGTTAAAAGCTTCTTTCTCCACTTTCTATTTATTCGTATTTACCCGGCATATTTTTCCAAGCTCTTTCTTAAGATTTTCGGCTTTTGCAATAAATCTCCTGATGCCATTTCCAATATATGTTTAACTTCATCAACAAAAGAATCTTCTAATGTCCATCAAGCTTCAAATTTGAAACTATTTCCTTTCCGCCGTTTTTCTTCCCTTATTGTGTCAATTAAAAGAGGACAATGATCAGAAAAAGAATGCACCAGATGCTGAATTTTTGCTTCAGGAAACATAGAAAACCATTTCACATTAGTCACTCCTCTGTCCAGTCGTTCTTGTATGTTTGTCTCTGGTAAATTTTCTCTCTTAAGTAAACCAACTACCAGAATACCCCACATCAATCAATTGACATTCCTCCAATATTTTCTGAAACAGTTCTATTCTTCTTTCATCTCTAGGCAAACATCTATTTTTTTCAAACCCATACATAATTTCATTGAAATCTCTACATACAAACCAAGGGATATCCTCATCATTATAAAGATTTTTCAAAAAAGCCCATGAATCTTCTCTATCTTGTGCATACCGAGTTCCATAAAAACCTATAAATCGCCatttttcatgaatttcattatcTTCCACTATCACATCAATGTATCTTTTAGAGAAATTTTTAAGCGTAAGATTGATATCATTTCGCCATGCCAAACACAGTCCTCCTCCAGTAACCTTCGACCCCATTTTTATGCCATTCACAAAACTACAACTCCGTCTCTTTCCATCTGATTTCTACAAAGTTTAGTCTTCATAAAAAAGACTATTTGGGGATTATAATTCTTCAGCGAATGTCAAAGTCTTCGAACTGTCCGTGGACTCCCCAATCTACGGACATTCCAACTTAAGATTTTCATTGCCCACGGTCGGCTTGCCTCTTGGTAGCCGtcgatgataaataattaagttCCACCATTCTCCTATTTCTTGCTATTACATTACCGATCTCTTCTTTCCCTGTTAAGTCTTCAAGCTCCCATCTAGATCTCTTCTTCCCCTCCTCTCCTATTAAAATTGCATCTTCCAAATCATGATCCATTGCAATTAGGGCCTGATCTAATAATGAATTTTCCTTTTGTTGACCAAAAGATGATGATCCcccttccaaattaaaaccaagaaCTGGATGAACAATCTTCCTGCATCTCATTTTACTTTCCCTGTATCTCATTTTGCTTTCCACCTTCCGCTGGCCGTTTCCTAATCTTCTATTTTTCTTACAAATTCCGCCCAGCTCCCCTTCCCCTTCCTCACGTAACCAGCTACTGTTCATAGCTAAAGCTCTTTGAGATTGTGCTTGCAATGATAAATCTCAACCGGTTTCAGCAATTTCCACTCCAAGAGTCATTTTTGCTTCACAAAAAGAATCACTATGGCCCAATCTACTACAATAGAAACAGAAAAGTGATAATCTCTCATATTTAAAGCTAACATATGAACGCCTCCCACAAAACATGATTTGTTTCTTTCTTTCCAAAGGACGCCTTATATCAATTTGGACTTTGATTCTCATAaaatttctattttctttcccCAAATTTGATCCATCATATTCTAGAAAATTCTCTAAAAAGTTGCCCAATTGCATTGCCAAATTCTCAGAAAACAGACCAATAGGAACATCATGAATCTATACCCAGAAAAGTGTCAAGACTAGAGGCACTTGTAATGGATCCTCCCCCCATTAGAGTTTAATTTTTAGTTTCATAATATTTTAGTTACAttcatgtaaatatatatatacattttaaaattattaatttaagttCAATAATTTCAGTTAATAACTATTAATTTTAATGTatttatagaaaaattaaaatggttaaagataaaataaaattaaaaatcaacTGAGCTAAGACTCGGtcaactaatttatttttaatttaatattattttatttgaaacatTAATTTAATTAGGGATAGATATGTTGAAGGATTGTTTTGTTGTTTCAAATTCCTTGTCTAAATTGATATTTGGAGGGATAACAATTATCAAATGATACCGAAATGAAGGTCCTATACCTAAGAGAACTTCAGTGAAGACCATAACACCAACTTGTAAACATGATGCTGGGCGACGTGACGACACAAATAGATTCGTTTCGATGCTTATTGAGTACCATTCGACGAAGAAAATATTACGATCCGTACATTCCATGTCCAAACGTCAAGTAGTTGATGTAAATGCAACGAGTGGTTGGCTCCAATTGGTTAGATTAAAATAGCCTATGCTATAtgattgaaaattaaaaaaaaaaacggtCAAAAAGGAAAAAGTCTTAATGCAGCCCTCCTTATTAATAAGCTCACATTGCCGAGCACACCCAAAGAAAAGTAGCCAGCCAATCAGTGAGCCCCAAAAAAAAACATTGAGGAaaattttgtctttttcttttaTAGAAGACGAGTCTTCCATCCATCATCCTACGTCTCACAGTTCATGCAACATTGTCTGCAACTGAAAGCCAAAAAAGAAGCTTCCTATCTCTCTCCTGTCTTTTTGACTATCAACATGATttctaattaataataataataataaaagattttTCATCCACTATCACAACATTGTTTTCATAGAGAAAGAAAGAGGGTTGCATCAAAGAAATTGCAGACAGAATTTGTTTACGTCTTCACTTTTCATCCCTGAAAGCACTACTAAGCATATACCGCGTCTCATCTctgtctttatatatatatatatatatatataaagtttctTCTATATATCACCATAAACTTTTTCATTCCAATTCTCTGATTTCAACACTTAACAACGtcaaagaaagggaaaaaaaatggATTATTACGGATACCCATCTCGTGTTTCTAtgtcttcaatttctttgttaggGAATTTCACTGAAAAGGTTAAAGAATTTTGCAATTCCGCCCTTTCTGCCATTATTGGGAACATTTTCTCTGCCATCTTAACCTTCTTCTTTGCGTTGGGTtggtttcttttctctctttccgTTTCATTGTTTCTTCAAAAGCTTTTGGATTTGATTCGTTACCTATTCATATTGGTTTTGCAATAAATTGAATTTGCCCTGTTGTTATAGCTTGAATGAATACGATAGTTCCTCTCTTTTTTAtcattatttcttttaaattttgctTTTCCATTCATAATTTTATGGTAAGTTATATAATTTCGTCGTTTTTATTATATAGAGAATAAATCCAATTATGCTGTTTGATTTCATAGAATTTAACTTGTGGAACACTTTAATGCCTGAGGGTAACCATTTTTTCGCTCTAAGTATGGTGAAGATGGAGATTGATGACATTTGTATGTGCAGTGGGAACATTGTTAGGGGCCATGACGGGGGCATTGATAGGACAAGAGACGGAGAGTGGGTTCGTTCGAGGGGCTGCGGTTGGGGCAATATCTGGAGCAGTTTTCTCGATGGAAGTCTTCGAATCTTCTCTCCTTCTTTGGCAATCCGATGAATCCGGGATCGGATGTTTACTCTACTTGGTGAGCAGTTTTGTTCAGTATCATGGTTTTAACATTTACAGCTTTAGTTGCTAGTTCTTATGATAAATGGATACCTTTCTATTATGCAGATTGATGTGATTACAAGCCTTCTAAGTGGGAGACTTGTTCGTGAACGAATCGGTCCGGCTATGCTGAGTGCAGTCCAGAGTCAGgtgatatatattatatattcacTGCAAGATGATACTAGTTTTTCTGAGCTTCCATCAAAGGGGCAATATGCTTAAGATTTCGGTTTTCGTTCACTAGATGGGTGCTGCTGAGCCTGCAACAACATTCGCGGAGGTCC
This is a stretch of genomic DNA from Gossypium arboreum isolate Shixiya-1 chromosome 11, ASM2569848v2, whole genome shotgun sequence. It encodes these proteins:
- the LOC108478917 gene encoding NEP1-interacting protein 1-like is translated as MDYYGYPSRVSMSSISLLGNFTEKVKEFCNSALSAIIGNIFSAILTFFFALVGTLLGAMTGALIGQETESGFVRGAAVGAISGAVFSMEVFESSLLLWQSDESGIGCLLYLIDVITSLLSGRLVRERIGPAMLSAVQSQMGAAEPATTFAEVHNIFDTGSAKGLARHLVEKFPKMIITNGNNVNASGEKVSCSVCLQDFQLGETVRNLPQCHHIFHQPCIDKWLLCRGSCPLCRRDM